One genomic region from Thermocladium sp. ECH_B encodes:
- a CDS encoding glycerol-1-phosphate dehydrogenase, producing the protein MKELEELEIPRYTLFGPGAINNVGKILSMLKLGPSALVLTGTTHSKKALGGLAGNNMITEEVDSVNAEVITGLAHRYRGIDAVISIGGGRIVDAGKAIAFLLDKPFISVPTVASHDGIASPYVSYTLQLELMRLGYPKIHKTPLAIIADTSIITEAPRRYLTAGIGELIGKLIAVKDWELGAKIKGESFSEYAATLALSSYQIIMRNKQNLKRHDEGATRIVVKALIGCGVAMAIAGSSRPCSGSEHLFSHALELLTKERGMRSPLHGEQVALGTIAMAYLHGLNWRRIKKTMQELGIPTKLSDIGIDKEMAIEALTMAHTIRXDRYTILGTDGITRKAAETALEVTELI; encoded by the coding sequence ATGAAGGAACTCGAAGAATTGGAGATACCTAGGTATACGCTGTTTGGGCCCGGAGCCATAAATAACGTCGGCAAGATATTAAGCATGCTGAAGCTAGGGCCAAGCGCATTAGTATTAACTGGAACCACGCACAGTAAGAAGGCCCTAGGCGGCTTAGCGGGAAACAACATGATTACGGAGGAGGTGGACTCGGTTAATGCTGAAGTCATAACTGGCCTGGCGCATAGATACAGGGGAATTGATGCAGTGATAAGCATTGGGGGAGGAAGAATAGTGGATGCTGGGAAAGCCATCGCATTCCTCCTGGATAAGCCATTCATATCTGTTCCCACGGTGGCCAGCCACGATGGCATAGCGTCCCCCTATGTTTCTTACACGCTTCAATTAGAATTAATGCGGCTAGGGTACCCGAAGATCCATAAGACGCCCCTAGCGATAATAGCGGATACATCGATAATAACGGAGGCGCCTAGGAGATACTTAACTGCTGGAATCGGCGAATTAATAGGTAAATTGATTGCCGTGAAGGATTGGGAATTGGGGGCTAAAATAAAGGGGGAATCATTCAGTGAATACGCGGCGACGCTGGCGTTATCTAGTTACCAAATAATAATGAGGAATAAACAGAACTTGAAGAGACATGATGAGGGGGCGACCAGGATAGTGGTTAAGGCATTAATAGGATGTGGGGTAGCAATGGCGATAGCCGGTAGTTCACGACCATGCAGTGGATCCGAGCATCTCTTTAGCCATGCATTGGAACTATTGACTAAGGAGAGAGGAATGAGGAGCCCACTACATGGAGAGCAAGTTGCCTTGGGCACCATAGCTATGGCTTACCTACATGGCCTTAATTGGCGCAGAATAAAGAAGACAATGCAGGAACTAGGCATACCAACTAAGCTAAGCGATATAGGCATAGATAAGGAGATGGCCATAGAGGCATTAACCATGGCTCACACAATAAGGNCCGACAGATACACTATATTGGGAACAGACGGCATAACAAGGAAGGCCGCGGAAACGGCGTTGGAAGTCACTGAACTCATCTAA